One window of the Lonchura striata isolate bLonStr1 chromosome 9, bLonStr1.mat, whole genome shotgun sequence genome contains the following:
- the LOC144246771 gene encoding serine/threonine-protein kinase pim-1-like codes for MGDSGDLMTALVLLLAAVAVCSQDSQDAVPLVPAGNSPSLVVETSLQRFLHLQEAAPRQPSSAAKGFLAAGQRRQRQERYLLGPQLGSGGFGTVFSGIRLSDGSPVAIKRVDRESVLQWDELPDGTRVPLEVVLMEKVGSGCRNIIQLLDWFELPDSFILVLERPGASRDLLEFLEEQDQGFLCEEQARWLFCQVLEAVRHCTACGVLHRDIKPENLLVDPESGDLKLIDFGCGTFLQERAFTGFAAGRGMRGGLGGKLWPQVQPLPGPGGWRRALEGSSLRPASAACVP; via the exons ATGGGTGACAGCGGCGACCTGATGACTGcgcttgtcctgctgctggccgccgtgGCTGTCTG cagccaggacagccaggacgcTGTGCCGCTTGTGCCAGCGGGCAACAGCCCGAGCCTGGTGGTGGAGACGAGCCTCCAGAGGTTCCTCCAcctgcaggaagctgccccaAGACAGCCCTCGAGTGCCGCCAAGGGCTTTCTAGCAGCAG GGCAAAGGAGGCAGCGGCAGGAGCGGTACCTGCTGGGCCcgcagctgggcagcggcggcttcgGCACCGTCTTCTCGGGCATCCGCCTCTCGGACGGGAGCCCG gtggccatcaaacgcGTGGACCGGGAGAGCGTCCTGCAGTGGGACGAGCTG cccgacggcacccgcgtgcccttggaggtggtgctaatggagaaggtgggctctggctgccGCAACATCATCCAGCTCCTGGACTGGTTTGAGCTGCCAGATAGCTTCATCCTGGTGCTGGAGCGTCCGGGGGCATCACGGGATCTCCTGGAGTTCCTGGAGGAGCAGGACCAGGGCTTCCTGTGCGAGGAGCAGGCgcgctggcttttctgccaggtgctggaggccgtgcggcactgCACCGCCTGCGGCGTCCTGCACCGGGACATCAAGCCGGAGAACCTCCTCGTGGACCCGGAGAGCGGCGACCTGAAGCTCATCGACTTCGGCTGCggcaccttcctccaggagcggGCCTTCACGGGCTTTGCCG ctggcCGGGGGATGCGGGGTGGCCTCGGGGGGAAGCTGTGGCCGCaggtgcagcccctgcctgggcCAGGAGGCTGGCGCCgggctctggaaggcagcagcctgcgcccggccagcgccgcctGTGTCCCCTAG
- the LOC144246772 gene encoding serine/threonine-protein kinase pim-1-like, with protein sequence MGDSGDLMTALVLLLAAVAVCSQDSQDAVPLVPAGNSPSLVVETSLQRFLHLQEAAPRQPSSAAKGFLAAGQRRQRQERYLLGPQLGSGGFGTVFSGIRLSDGSPVAIKRVDRESVLQWDELPDGTRVPLEVVLMEKVGSGCRNIIQLLDWFELPDSFILVLERPGASRDLLEFLEEQDQGFLCEEQARWLFCQVLEAVRHCTACGVLHRDIKPENLLVDPESGDLKLIDFGCGTFLQERAFTGFAGGWRRALEGSSLRPASAACLP encoded by the exons ATGGGTGACAGCGGCGACCTGATGACTGcgcttgtcctgctgctggccgccgtgGCTGTCTG cagccaggacagccaggacgcTGTGCCGCTTGTGCCAGCGGGCAACAGCCCGAGCCTGGTGGTGGAGACGAGCCTCCAGAGGTTCCTCCAcctgcaggaagctgccccaAGACAGCCCTCGAGTGCCGCCAAGGGCTTTCTAGCAGCAG GGCAAAGGAGGCAGCGGCAGGAGCGGTACCTGCTGGGCCcgcagctgggcagcggcggcttcgGCACCGTCTTCTCGGGCATCCGCCTCTCGGACGGGAGCCCG gtggccatcaaacgcGTGGACCGGGAGAGCGTCCTGCAGTGGGACGAGCTG cccgacggcacccgcgtgcccttggaggtggtgctaatggagaaggtgggctctggctgccGCAACATCATCCAGCTCCTGGACTGGTTTGAGCTGCCAGATAGCTTCATCCTGGTGCTGGAGCGTCCGGGGGCATCACGGGATCTCCTGGAGTTCCTGGAGGAGCAGGACCAGGGCTTCCTGTGCGAGGAGCAGGCgcgctggcttttctgccaggtgctggaggccgtgcggcactgCACCGCCTGCGGCGTCCTGCACCGGGACATCAAGCCGGAGAACCTCCTCGTGGACCCGGAGAGCGGCGACCTGAAGCTCATCGACTTTGGCTGCggcaccttcctccaggagcggGCCTTCACGGGCTTTGCCG GAGGCTGGCGCCgggctctggaaggcagcagcctgcgcccggccagcgccgcctGTCTCCCCTAG